The following are encoded in a window of Geobacter metallireducens GS-15 genomic DNA:
- a CDS encoding AAA family ATPase — protein sequence MSNLPFHQFCGTEGYVASRALQDVVNVAIALERPLLLKGEPGTGKTLLAYHIAKALGMEIILWNVKSTTKARDGLYTYDTVQRLNDARFGDGDVRDIRHYIKLGPLGRAFGSAERVVLLIDEVDKADIEFPNDLLFELDEMRFHVLETDEWVSAAHRPVVIVTSNSEKELPDAFLRRCVFHYIDFPDETQMRAIIDVHFPDLPAELMRSACKVFYGLREVPGLRKRPSTSELLDWIRVLLASGARLPEEETPALQSVPFLGALVKIQEDADILAHHASRSADVRTAGRRFFR from the coding sequence ATGAGCAATCTCCCGTTCCATCAATTTTGCGGTACCGAGGGGTACGTCGCCTCCAGGGCGCTCCAGGACGTGGTCAACGTGGCCATTGCCCTGGAACGGCCGCTGTTGCTCAAGGGGGAGCCGGGCACGGGAAAAACTCTTCTCGCCTACCATATCGCCAAGGCATTGGGGATGGAGATCATCCTGTGGAACGTGAAGTCCACCACAAAGGCCCGCGACGGCCTCTATACCTACGACACGGTCCAGCGCCTGAATGATGCCCGCTTCGGCGATGGAGACGTCCGGGACATCCGCCACTACATCAAGCTCGGTCCTCTGGGAAGGGCCTTCGGGAGCGCGGAGCGGGTGGTGCTCCTCATCGACGAGGTGGACAAGGCAGACATAGAGTTTCCCAATGACCTGCTGTTCGAGCTGGACGAGATGCGTTTCCACGTCTTGGAGACCGACGAATGGGTGTCGGCCGCCCATCGTCCGGTGGTGATCGTTACATCGAACTCGGAGAAGGAGCTTCCCGACGCGTTCCTGCGCCGCTGCGTATTCCACTACATCGACTTTCCGGACGAGACGCAGATGCGCGCCATCATCGATGTCCACTTTCCGGACCTGCCCGCCGAGCTCATGAGGAGTGCCTGCAAGGTCTTCTACGGTCTGCGCGAGGTGCCGGGATTGCGCAAGCGCCCTTCCACCTCGGAGCTGCTGGACTGGATCCGGGTGCTGCTGGCCAGCGGCGCACGGCTGCCGGAGGAGGAGACTCCCGCGCTCCAATCGGTGCCGTTTCTGGGCGCCCTCGTCAAGATACAGGAGGATGCCGACATCCTCGCCCACCACGCCAGCCGGTCGGCAGATGTCCGCACCGCGGGCCGCCGCTTTTTCCGCTGA